A section of the Acanthochromis polyacanthus isolate Apoly-LR-REF ecotype Palm Island chromosome 13, KAUST_Apoly_ChrSc, whole genome shotgun sequence genome encodes:
- the LOC110945235 gene encoding P2Y purinoceptor 13-like, which translates to MNNTFSNTSMKCVRDTSVTAVVFPCLYSILFIVALILNSLAAWIFFNIPSTSTFVVFLKNVVVADLLMTLTIPLRVLSDAGVGSWRLRAFHCRYSAVLFYITMYISILLLGLISLDRYLKIVKPFGKCILQRVRVGQLLSAAVWVVMLCLALPNVILSDQTPHVSGGKLKCSSMKSKAGLLWHEGFNYFCQVVFWGTLALMVVCYTFISKKVYESYKASKSRSQAASRRTKAKVFVVVGVFFICFAPFHFARVPYTLTQTRSIASHCQAQNALYIAKETTLWLSTTNVCLDPLIYVFLCKVFRKKLTAALCWKPLYKGTTESATATSTQLEMSQINHSNRLSYNGMLQHSEQYTMEHN; encoded by the exons ATGAACAACACCTTCTCCAACACCTCCATGAAGTGTGTTCGGGATACCAGTGTAACAGCTGTGGTTTTCCCCTGTCTGTACAGCATCCTCTTTATAGTTGCCCTAATACTGAACTCCCTGGCTGCATGGATCTTCTTCAACATTCCCAGCACCTCAACATTTGTGGTCTTTCTCAAAAATGTG GTGGTGGCCGACTTGCTGATGACCCTGACCATCCCTCTGAGAGTCTTAAGCGACGCCGGCGTTGGTTCTTGGCGTCTTCGTGCCTTCCACTGCAGATATTCTGCGGTTCTCTTCTACATCACCATGTACATCAGCATCCTCCTGCTGGGCCTCATTAGTTTGGACCGCTACCTGAAGATCGTGAAGCCCTTTGGGAAGTGTATCCTGCAGCGCGTCCGTGTCGGTCAGCTGCTGAGTGCTGCAGTTTGGGTGGTCATGTTATGTTTAGCGCTGCCCAACGTAATTTTAAGTGACCAGACGCCACACGTCTCTGGAGGCAAACTGAAGTGCAGCTCCATGAAGAGCAAAGCCGGCCTGCTGTGGCATGAAGGGTTCAACTACTTCTGTCAG GTGGTTTTCTGGGGTACGCTTGCCCTCATGGTGGTTTGCTACACATTCATCAGCAAGAAGGTCTATGAGTCATACAAAGCCTCAAAGAGCAGATCTCAGGCAGCCAGTCGCAGAACCAAGGCAAAGGTCTTCGTGGtggtgggggtgtttttcatcTGCTTCGCCCCCTTTCACTTCGCCCGCGTCCCCTACACCCTGACCCAGACCCGCAGCATCGCCAGTCATTGCCAGGCACAGAACGCGCTCTACATTGCCAAGGAAACCACCCTGTGGCTGTCGACCACTAATGTGTGCCTGGACCCGCTTATCTACGTGTTCCTGTGCAAGGTGTTCAGAAAGAAACTGACCGCCGCACTCTGCTGGAAGCCGCTTTACAAAGGTACCACGGAGTCTGCCACAGCAacgtcaactcaactagagatGTCACAAATAAACCACAGTAACAGACTGTCATATAATGGCATGCTGCAGCACAGTGAACAATACACAATGGAGCACAATTAA
- the LOC110969207 gene encoding P2Y purinoceptor 3-like: MDEPKICPVTSFYQRILLPASYSLVFLLGLALNGALLWRLRFRARRACSTVIYMTNLAVADLLYVLALPLLIISNSMGDMWPFGNIICKSVRFFFLVNLHCSVMFLTCVSVHRFLGVCHPIVSVRLRTKKLALYTSACVWILANAEVIPTLVFTHTGVINNMTVCFEMTNPGGFNAYFPYGLFSSLAFLIEFLVTVTCYCAMIRTLGVTNCISNVKTARMRKRSLHTLLVVSVVFVVCFLPYHIARTVYLFVRAYTPLNCSLLNVAMICYKVWKPVVSLNCCANPLLYFCGSGRHRQRLRAWLWRRKRRIHPSVCPVDAESTKRSAD, translated from the coding sequence ATGGATGAACCCAAAATCTGTCCTGTGACCAGCTTCTACCAAAGGATCCTTCTGCCAGCCTCCTACAGCCTCGTGTTTCTGCTGGGTCTGGCGTTAAACGGCGCCCTGTTGTGGCGCCTGCGCTTCCGGGCGCGCCGCGCTTGCAGCACGGTGATCTACATGACCAACCTCGCCGTGGCTGATCTTCTCTACGTCCTGGCCCTgcctctgctcatcatcagcaACTCCATGGGAGACATGTGGCCGTTCGGcaacatcatctgcaaaagCGTCAGATTCTTCTTCCTGGTCAACCTCCACTGTAGCGTCATGTTTCTCACCTGCGTCAGCGTTCACCGGTTCCTTGGAGTGTGCCACCCCATCGTCTCTGTGCGCCTCAGGACCAAAAAACTCGCCCTCTATACGTCAGCGTGCGTTTGGATACTGGCCAATGCAGAGGTTATACCCACACTTGTGTTTACGCACACGGGTGTGATCAATAACATGACTGTGTGCTTTGAAATGACCAACCCGGGGGGCTTTAATGCCTATTTTCCATATGGACTGTTCTCATCCCTAGCGTTTCTGATCGAATTCTTAGTCACCGTCACCTGTTACTGCGCCATGATCAGGACGCTCGGGGTCACGAACTGCATCTCCAATGTAAAGACTGCGCGTATGCGTAAAAGGTCCCTCCACACTCTCTTAGttgtgtctgtggtgtttgtggtttgttttctgCCTTATCACATTGCGCGCACTGTCTACTTGTTTGTGAGAGCTTACACGCCACTAAACTGTTCTCTGCTGAACGTGGCCATGATCTGCTACAAAGTCTGGAAACCGGTGGTCAGTCTCAACTGCTGCGCAAATCCTCTCCTCTACTTTTGCGGTTCTGGTCGGCACCGTCAGAGGCTCCGGGCCTGgctgtggaggaggaagaggagaataCATCCCAGCGTGTGTCCGGTGGACGCAGAGAGCACAAAGAGGTCCGCAGACTAG
- the mfsd1 gene encoding major facilitator superfamily domain-containing protein 1 isoform X1, with the protein MADLEERQNLLEDEDEDRQTPRGPGRPMLPICDPSHLLHRVVVLVFMCFLGFGSYFCYDNPAALQTQVIQDMKLNTATFMQLYAWYSWPNVVLCFFGGFLLDRVFGVRLGTIIFSLFVCVGQVIFALGALFNRFWLMEVGRFVFGIGGESLAVAQNTYAVSWFKGKELNLVFGLQLSMARLGSTVNMNIMGWVYGKVEDLVGSPGHTALGASLMIAAVTCLFSLTCALVLAFLDKRAERILQKEQGNTGEVIKLTDVKDFPITLWLIFIICVCYYVAIFPFIGLGQVFFIEKFNFSPAEARAVNSIVYIISAPASPVLGFIVDKTGRNVIWVLIAVVATLCAHMMLAFTFWNPWIAMSLLGVSYSLLACALWPMVAFVVPEHQLGTAYGFMQSIQNLGLALIAIAAGALLDTRGYLVLEVFFCACVCLALMAVVTLYFVDYLGGGDLNRSASARAKLQKEATSAAE; encoded by the exons ATGGCGGATTTGGAGGAGCGGCAGAACCTGCTGGAAGATGAGGACGAGGACCGGCAGACCCCCAGAGGACCCGGCAGACCGATGCTGCCCATCTGCGACCCCAGTCACCTGCTGCACCGGGTGGTCGTCCTGGTCTTCATGTGCTTCCTGGGGTTCG GAAGCTACTTCTGTTATGACAATCCAGCTGCACTTCAGACTCAAGTCATCCAG GATATGAAGCTGAACACTGCCACGTTCATGCAGCTGTACGCCTGGTACTCATGGCCAAATGTGGTTCTCTGCTTCTTTGGAGGATTTCTGCTCGACAGGGTCTTTGGCGTCAG gCTGGGGACTAtcatcttttctctctttgtttgcGTTGGACAG GTTATATTTGCTTTAGGAGCTTTGTTCAATCGCTTCTGGCTGATGGAAGTTGGACGTTTTGTATTTGG TATTGGCGGAGAGTCCTTGGCTGTGGCCCAGAACACGTATGCAGTCAGCTGGTTCAAAGGCAAGGAGCTAAACCTGGTGTTTGGCCTTCAGCTGAGCATGGCCCGACTG GGCAGCACAGTGAACATGAACATCATGGGCTGGGTGTACGGGAAAGTTGAAGACCTGGTTGGTTCTCCTGGGCACACTGCGCTCGGTGCATCACTCATGATCG CTGCGGTAACCTGCCTGTTTTCTCTAACTTGCGCCTTGGTGTTGGCATTCCTTGACAAAAGAGCCGAGAGGATCCTTCAAAAGGAACAAGGAAACACAG GCGAGGTGATCAAGCTGACAGATGTGAAAGACTTCCCCATCACCCTGTggctcatcttcatcatctgtgTTTGCTACTACGTCGCCATTTTCCCCTTTATTGGACTGGGACA ggtgttcttcattgaaaaattcAACTTCTCCCCAGCTGAAGCCAGAGCTGTCAACAG TATTGTGTACATCATCTCCGCCCCTGCATCTCCAGTCCTGGGCTTTATAGTTGATAAGACGGGGAGGAATGTGATTTGGGTATTAATTGCCGTGGTTGCAACACTCTGTGCCCACATGATGCTGGCCTTCACCTTCTGGAACCCGTGGATCGCCATG TCGCTGCTCGGTGTCTCATACTCCTTACTGGCCTGTGCACTGTGGCCCATGGTGGCCTTTGTGGTGCCTGAGCATCAACTGGGGACGGCCTATGGCTT CATGCAGTCGATCCAAAACCTGGGACTCGCTCTCATTGCCATTGCAGCTGGAGCCCTCCTAGACACCAGAGGATACCTGGTGTTGGAAGTGTTTTTTTGCGCCTGCGTTTGCC TTGCTCTGATGGCAGTAGTGACGCTGTACTTTGTGGATTATCTCGGAG GAGGAGATTTGAACCGGTCAGCATCAGCCAGAGCCAAACTCCAGAAAGAAGCCACTTCAGCCGCAGA atga
- the mfsd1 gene encoding major facilitator superfamily domain-containing protein 1 isoform X2, with translation MADLEERQNLLEDEDEDRQTPRGPGRPMLPICDPSHLLHRVVVLVFMCFLGFGSYFCYDNPAALQTQVIQDMKLNTATFMQLYAWYSWPNVVLCFFGGFLLDRVFGVRLGTIIFSLFVCVGQVIFALGALFNRFWLMEVGRFVFGIGGESLAVAQNTYAVSWFKGKELNLVFGLQLSMARLGSTVNMNIMGWVYGKVEDLVGSPGHTALGASLMIAAVTCLFSLTCALVLAFLDKRAERILQKEQGNTGEVIKLTDVKDFPITLWLIFIICVCYYVAIFPFIGLGQVFFIEKFNFSPAEARAVNSIVYIISAPASPVLGFIVDKTGRNVIWVLIAVVATLCAHMMLAFTFWNPWIAMSLLGVSYSLLACALWPMVAFVVPEHQLGTAYGFMQSIQNLGLALIAIAAGALLDTRGYLVLEVFFCACVCLALMAVVTLYFVDYLGGGDLNRSASARAKLQKEATSAAEIRRQPSKMTYGELARLMPMSAFGLRNRYLSRLGTQLPDHYSTHLSSLSHRSVLK, from the exons ATGGCGGATTTGGAGGAGCGGCAGAACCTGCTGGAAGATGAGGACGAGGACCGGCAGACCCCCAGAGGACCCGGCAGACCGATGCTGCCCATCTGCGACCCCAGTCACCTGCTGCACCGGGTGGTCGTCCTGGTCTTCATGTGCTTCCTGGGGTTCG GAAGCTACTTCTGTTATGACAATCCAGCTGCACTTCAGACTCAAGTCATCCAG GATATGAAGCTGAACACTGCCACGTTCATGCAGCTGTACGCCTGGTACTCATGGCCAAATGTGGTTCTCTGCTTCTTTGGAGGATTTCTGCTCGACAGGGTCTTTGGCGTCAG gCTGGGGACTAtcatcttttctctctttgtttgcGTTGGACAG GTTATATTTGCTTTAGGAGCTTTGTTCAATCGCTTCTGGCTGATGGAAGTTGGACGTTTTGTATTTGG TATTGGCGGAGAGTCCTTGGCTGTGGCCCAGAACACGTATGCAGTCAGCTGGTTCAAAGGCAAGGAGCTAAACCTGGTGTTTGGCCTTCAGCTGAGCATGGCCCGACTG GGCAGCACAGTGAACATGAACATCATGGGCTGGGTGTACGGGAAAGTTGAAGACCTGGTTGGTTCTCCTGGGCACACTGCGCTCGGTGCATCACTCATGATCG CTGCGGTAACCTGCCTGTTTTCTCTAACTTGCGCCTTGGTGTTGGCATTCCTTGACAAAAGAGCCGAGAGGATCCTTCAAAAGGAACAAGGAAACACAG GCGAGGTGATCAAGCTGACAGATGTGAAAGACTTCCCCATCACCCTGTggctcatcttcatcatctgtgTTTGCTACTACGTCGCCATTTTCCCCTTTATTGGACTGGGACA ggtgttcttcattgaaaaattcAACTTCTCCCCAGCTGAAGCCAGAGCTGTCAACAG TATTGTGTACATCATCTCCGCCCCTGCATCTCCAGTCCTGGGCTTTATAGTTGATAAGACGGGGAGGAATGTGATTTGGGTATTAATTGCCGTGGTTGCAACACTCTGTGCCCACATGATGCTGGCCTTCACCTTCTGGAACCCGTGGATCGCCATG TCGCTGCTCGGTGTCTCATACTCCTTACTGGCCTGTGCACTGTGGCCCATGGTGGCCTTTGTGGTGCCTGAGCATCAACTGGGGACGGCCTATGGCTT CATGCAGTCGATCCAAAACCTGGGACTCGCTCTCATTGCCATTGCAGCTGGAGCCCTCCTAGACACCAGAGGATACCTGGTGTTGGAAGTGTTTTTTTGCGCCTGCGTTTGCC TTGCTCTGATGGCAGTAGTGACGCTGTACTTTGTGGATTATCTCGGAG GAGGAGATTTGAACCGGTCAGCATCAGCCAGAGCCAAACTCCAGAAAGAAGCCACTTCAGCCGCAGA GATTAGAAGGCAGCCCAGTAAGATGACATACGGTGAGCTTGCTAGACTGATGCCCATGTCTGCTTTTGGTTTACGCAACCGGTACCTCTCCAGATTGGGCACACAG CTCCCAGACCACTACTCTACCCATCTGTCATCACTTTCCCACAGGAGTGTTCTGAAATGA
- the LOC110945225 gene encoding P2Y purinoceptor 13-like — MVKWVDPLFESSQIPVQVLYFLMFPVALLLNGVAAWVSLHLKSTSTFVVYLKNLVAADLIMTLLIPIKAASGLPGASKQLYVLSCRYFSVFFYSTQYTCISLLGIISVDRFFKIVMPCSKLGQNLTLGKLISGAVWAIQFGGTALPNIILSHKSVTNMTEINSCMKLKAPAGLEFHEGAVIFVNVFFWFVTVVIVVCYICIANKVIQSFRNSGSNNNQGKQKIKLRVFLVVIVFFVSFGPYHIVRIPYTFLQVNFSSHTNCSYVISKFAKDLSLWLATTNICMDPLLYVFLCREFKEKLLSTMEKFSISIKSASADNTESTAPQRRF; from the exons aTGGTTAAATGGGTGGATCCACTCTTTGAAAGCAGCCAGA TTCCTGTCcaagttctttattttttgatgttCCCTGTCGCTTTGTTGCTGAACGGCGTTGCTGCCTGGGTGTCCCTGCACCTTAAATCCACGTCCACCTTTGTGGTGTATCTGAAAAATCTGGTGGCTGCTGACCTGATCATGACCTTGCTCATCCCAATCAAAGCTGCAAGTGGCTTGCCGGGTGCTTCGAAGCAATTATACGTACTTTCGTGTCGTTACTTCAGTGTCTTTTTCTACAGCACACAGTATACATGCATCTCTTTGTTGGGCATTATCAGTGTCGACCGTTTCTTCAAGATCGTGATGCCCTGCAGCAAGTTGGGGCAGAATCTAACTTTAGGCAAACTGATATCAGGTGCTGTGTGGGCAATTCAATTTGGAGGTACAGCTTTACCAAATATCATTTTAAGTCACAAATCAGTGACAAATATGACAGAGATCAACAGTTGCATGAAGCTGAAAGCACCAGCAGGACTTGAATTCCATGAAGGCGCagtgatttttgtgaatgttttcttcTGGTTTGTCACTGTGGTCATTGTGGTCTGCTACATTTGCATCGCAAACAAAGTTATCCAGTCTTTCAGAAACTCTGGCAGCAACAACAACCAGGGAAAGCAGAAAATCAAACTACGCGTTTTTCTggttgtcattgtgttttttgtgtcctttgGGCCGTACCACATTGTCAGGATCCCATACACTTTTCTACAAGTTAACTTTTCCTCCCATACCAACTGCTCTTATGTAATAAGCAAATTTGCCAAGGACCTCAGCCTCTGGCTTGCTACCACAAACATCTGCATGGACCCACTTCTCTACGTCTTTCTGTGTCGAGAGTTCAAGGAGAAACTGCTGTCCACGATGGAAAAATTTTCAATCTCAATTAAATCAGCTTCAGCAGACAATACAGAAAGCACTGCACCACAGCGTCGATTCTGA